Proteins found in one Amycolatopsis aidingensis genomic segment:
- a CDS encoding tyrosine-type recombinase/integrase yields MIVYAGLDPVTGKRTYLRKTIEGTDKAAQRRAQKQLNKFLTQVDEQRAPSSSVTLSYVLDEWMRVTELEESTRNTYEGYIARTIKPAFGNEPARKIDARALESLYTELRRCRARCDRRPFIEKHKSTEADHDCKARGCKVHTCRPLGASTVRQIHAILSGALGAAERWGWIDGNLARIARRPKQKPPEPDPPTPAEAAKLVEEAFRMDDDWGTLVWLAMTTGVRRGELAGLRFSRIDLDAEVIDLRRNWVRGKEKDTKTHQNRRIALDSETVVLLKEHRKRVQKRLKELGRKFTDDLFVFSGTKTPDHSEPYSPNAVTQRYKDMATRLGIDTHLHALRHYSATELLSAGIDLRTVAGRLGHGGGGATTLRVYAAWVAATDRKAAEILGSRMPKQSTRNTYRT; encoded by the coding sequence GTGATCGTCTATGCCGGGCTCGACCCGGTGACCGGCAAGCGCACGTACCTGCGTAAGACGATCGAAGGCACCGACAAGGCCGCGCAGCGGCGCGCGCAGAAGCAGTTGAACAAGTTCCTCACGCAGGTGGACGAGCAGCGCGCTCCGTCGTCGTCCGTGACACTCTCCTACGTGCTGGACGAGTGGATGCGTGTGACCGAGTTGGAAGAGAGCACGCGCAACACCTACGAGGGCTACATAGCCCGCACGATCAAGCCAGCGTTCGGCAACGAGCCAGCGCGCAAGATCGACGCGCGAGCGTTGGAGAGCCTCTACACCGAGCTACGGCGCTGCCGCGCCCGTTGCGATCGCAGGCCGTTCATCGAGAAGCACAAGTCGACCGAGGCCGATCACGACTGCAAGGCACGCGGGTGCAAGGTCCACACCTGCCGACCGCTGGGCGCCTCCACCGTCCGGCAGATCCACGCGATTCTGAGCGGCGCCCTCGGCGCCGCCGAACGCTGGGGCTGGATCGACGGCAACCTTGCTCGGATAGCCCGCCGTCCGAAACAGAAGCCACCGGAACCCGATCCCCCGACACCAGCCGAGGCCGCGAAGCTCGTCGAAGAAGCATTCCGGATGGATGACGACTGGGGAACACTGGTGTGGCTCGCGATGACCACGGGCGTACGCCGAGGAGAACTGGCCGGACTCCGGTTCTCCCGGATCGACCTGGACGCCGAGGTGATCGACCTACGCCGCAACTGGGTACGCGGCAAGGAGAAGGACACCAAGACACACCAGAATCGACGCATCGCGCTCGACTCGGAAACCGTGGTGCTACTCAAGGAACACCGTAAGCGCGTACAGAAGCGACTCAAGGAACTGGGTCGGAAGTTCACCGACGATCTGTTCGTCTTCTCCGGAACCAAGACACCGGACCACTCCGAACCCTACTCCCCCAACGCCGTCACGCAGCGATACAAGGACATGGCGACACGCCTCGGCATAGATACCCACCTCCATGCGCTACGCCACTACAGCGCAACCGAGCTACTCTCCGCTGGTATCGACTTGCGCACCGTCGCCGGACGTCTCGGCCACGGTGGGGGCGGCGCAACAACATTGCGCGTGTACGCCGCGTGGGTCGCAGCCACCGACCGCAAGGCCGCAGAAATACTTGGTTCAAGAATGCCAAAACAAAGCACCAGAAACACATACAGAACTTGA
- a CDS encoding restriction endonuclease, with protein sequence MEILIEGTPPADWKDLESRAAQILQESGWQAERGKSLQLARGSVDVDVYAFDPKSSPPATMIVECKNWRSRVSKNTVHGLRTVVADTGANIGILVSSSGFSREHQKPPCIAISNSSHGTSFSICLWSAGITNTCFQQFGLNQKRLSTIQSQ encoded by the coding sequence ATGGAGATTCTAATTGAAGGCACTCCGCCAGCAGACTGGAAAGACCTGGAATCTCGAGCCGCCCAGATTCTACAAGAAAGCGGATGGCAAGCAGAGCGAGGAAAATCACTTCAACTAGCACGTGGATCAGTGGACGTAGACGTCTACGCATTCGATCCGAAGAGTTCCCCTCCTGCAACCATGATTGTTGAATGCAAGAATTGGCGAAGTCGAGTATCTAAGAATACGGTTCACGGATTAAGAACCGTCGTAGCCGACACTGGCGCTAACATAGGAATCTTAGTGTCGTCTTCGGGTTTCAGCAGGGAGCATCAGAAGCCGCCTTGCATAGCAATATCAAACTCCTCACATGGAACGAGTTTCAGTATCTGCTTGTGGAGCGCTGGTATAACGAATACATGCTTCCAACAATTCGGGCTGAATCAGAAGCGCTTATCGACTATACAGAGCCAATAA
- a CDS encoding NUDIX domain-containing protein produces the protein MNDERGGWQTFGERTIYDNRWVRLGLTDVQAPNGERWEYHVVNLARIAIALIVDERDRVLMLWRYRFVTDQWGYELLGGLVEDGEDPAATAAREAAEESGYRPLGEPEHLIGFEPLPGQVRAQVDVFLWRGAERIGEPTDTEEVGRLEWVPLSRIPELAQRQQLLGAGALVPLLYYVASRGVGGSGGQDEAPESA, from the coding sequence GTGAATGATGAACGTGGCGGGTGGCAGACCTTTGGCGAGCGGACGATCTATGACAACCGGTGGGTTCGGCTCGGGTTGACCGATGTGCAGGCGCCGAACGGTGAGCGGTGGGAGTATCACGTTGTCAACCTGGCGCGTATCGCGATAGCGCTGATCGTGGACGAGCGGGACCGGGTGTTGATGTTGTGGCGGTACCGGTTTGTCACTGATCAGTGGGGCTACGAGTTGCTTGGTGGGTTGGTGGAGGATGGGGAGGACCCGGCGGCGACAGCGGCGCGTGAGGCGGCCGAGGAGAGTGGCTACCGGCCGTTGGGCGAGCCGGAGCATCTGATCGGGTTCGAGCCGCTGCCAGGGCAGGTCAGGGCACAGGTGGACGTGTTCCTGTGGCGTGGTGCCGAGCGGATCGGCGAACCGACCGACACCGAGGAGGTCGGGCGGCTGGAGTGGGTGCCGCTGAGCCGGATTCCGGAACTTGCGCAGCGGCAGCAGCTTCTTGGTGCGGGCGCGTTGGTGCCGTTGCTGTACTACGTGGCTTCACGTGGCGTTGGTGGCTCCGGCGGGCAGGATGAGGCGCCCGAGTCGGCGTAG
- a CDS encoding tetratricopeptide repeat protein, giving the protein MLLRRADILGVPAMSPTSLKTKLSRWENGREAVSEPYQRLFRDVYGRTNEELGFPPERVDEGTDELRARLAAARTVDTETVSAFRQQLDYARHVDRKFGGVTLLDQLRGNAEHIQGRLGFSTLRGQREALATVLTEVSALAGWEALDRNAIRQAWDHHETAKAAAREAGSPTLLAHATAQQAFILIEIQETEMAVSQLAEARELAERSAPPLLRAWLAAAHGEGLSVAGHGDDALRAFDTADALLPPDPVDPALPFLFLGGVHLDRWRGSALSKLGDPEAIDQIGNTLPRLPPDFVRARTGMLVDLAFAHAAAGDRDTALDHARQARRLATQIKSDRQLRRLGRLILPAGATNAT; this is encoded by the coding sequence ATGCTGCTCCGGCGCGCCGACATCCTCGGCGTACCCGCCATGTCGCCGACAAGCCTGAAAACCAAGCTGTCCCGGTGGGAGAACGGCCGCGAGGCGGTCAGCGAGCCCTACCAACGGCTCTTCCGGGACGTGTACGGCCGCACGAACGAGGAACTCGGCTTCCCACCGGAGCGAGTGGACGAAGGCACCGACGAGCTACGCGCGCGACTCGCAGCCGCCCGGACCGTGGACACCGAGACCGTCAGCGCCTTCCGGCAGCAACTCGACTACGCCCGGCACGTTGACCGCAAGTTCGGCGGCGTGACACTCCTGGACCAGCTACGCGGCAACGCCGAACACATTCAAGGGCGCCTCGGCTTCAGCACCCTGCGCGGGCAACGCGAGGCACTGGCCACCGTCCTCACCGAAGTATCCGCACTGGCCGGGTGGGAAGCACTCGACCGCAACGCCATCCGCCAGGCATGGGACCACCACGAGACCGCCAAGGCAGCCGCCCGCGAAGCCGGATCACCGACCCTGCTCGCACACGCCACCGCACAACAAGCGTTCATCCTGATCGAGATCCAGGAAACCGAGATGGCCGTCAGCCAACTCGCCGAGGCCCGCGAACTCGCCGAACGCTCAGCACCGCCACTGCTCCGGGCCTGGCTCGCAGCGGCCCACGGTGAAGGGCTCTCGGTGGCCGGTCACGGCGACGATGCGCTGCGCGCATTCGACACGGCCGACGCCTTGCTACCGCCCGATCCGGTCGACCCCGCCCTGCCGTTCCTGTTCCTCGGCGGCGTCCACCTCGACCGCTGGCGCGGCAGCGCGTTGAGCAAGCTCGGCGATCCCGAAGCGATCGACCAGATCGGCAACACCTTGCCACGCCTGCCGCCGGACTTCGTACGCGCACGCACCGGGATGCTCGTTGATCTCGCCTTCGCGCACGCCGCCGCTGGCGACCGCGACACGGCACTGGATCATGCCCGCCAGGCGCGCCGCCTCGCCACCCAGATCAAGTCCGACCGCCAGCTACGCCGACTCGGGCGCCTCATCCTGCCCGCCGGAGCCACCAACGCCACGTGA
- a CDS encoding DUF397 domain-containing protein, translating into MSASDFTNARWRKSTRSNGSGACVEVAYTEDAIGIRDSKQLGQGPNLVLSHSTWRSFVRLVMSSATVQTPAA; encoded by the coding sequence ATGTCCGCGTCCGATTTCACCAACGCCCGCTGGCGCAAGAGCACCCGAAGCAACGGCTCGGGTGCTTGCGTCGAGGTCGCGTACACCGAAGACGCCATCGGTATCCGCGATTCCAAGCAGCTTGGCCAGGGTCCCAACCTCGTGCTGAGCCACTCCACCTGGAGGTCGTTCGTCCGGCTCGTGATGAGCAGCGCCACCGTCCAAACACCCGCTGCTTGA
- a CDS encoding helix-turn-helix domain-containing protein, which yields MAKTTRPSVRQRRVARTLRRWRKERDAGTLQDVAGQLHWPHAKLSRFETATYPAGPAEIIALATIYGVEDEERDRVVKLAVEALDDPGFWRDYGPDTVPTYLTDYLETEAEATAVRNLEALLIPGLLQTAAYTDALVRAWLRTPDEQLVEERRHLRQQRQARLDDPENPLHLHAVVHESALLQAVGGVDTMAEQLDHLVIKARQPHITLQVLPVELGPYPGFGASYHLLDFGDGDVAAVYLENLDDGWFIEDEPSIEAYTLNFERVSELALDTEASARRIAEIRRDRT from the coding sequence GTGGCCAAGACGACGCGACCCAGCGTCCGCCAGCGAAGAGTTGCCCGGACGCTTCGTCGCTGGCGCAAGGAGCGAGACGCGGGCACGCTCCAAGACGTCGCCGGACAGCTCCACTGGCCGCACGCGAAGCTGAGCCGGTTCGAAACCGCGACCTATCCGGCAGGGCCGGCCGAGATCATCGCCCTCGCCACGATCTACGGGGTCGAGGACGAGGAGCGCGACCGGGTCGTGAAGCTGGCTGTCGAAGCGCTGGACGATCCGGGCTTCTGGCGTGACTACGGACCGGACACCGTACCGACGTACCTGACCGACTACCTCGAAACCGAGGCCGAAGCGACGGCCGTCCGGAACCTCGAAGCCCTGCTGATCCCGGGCCTGCTGCAGACCGCGGCCTACACCGATGCGCTGGTCCGGGCCTGGCTACGCACACCCGATGAGCAGCTTGTCGAGGAACGGCGCCACCTCCGCCAGCAACGTCAGGCACGGCTGGACGATCCGGAGAACCCGCTCCACCTCCACGCCGTGGTGCACGAATCAGCCCTGCTCCAGGCGGTCGGCGGGGTGGATACCATGGCCGAGCAACTCGACCACCTGGTCATCAAGGCCCGGCAGCCGCACATCACGCTGCAGGTACTGCCGGTGGAGCTCGGCCCGTACCCCGGGTTCGGTGCCTCCTACCACCTGCTCGACTTCGGCGACGGTGACGTCGCGGCGGTCTACCTGGAGAACCTCGATGACGGGTGGTTCATCGAGGACGAGCCGAGCATTGAGGCATATACCCTGAACTTTGAGCGCGTCAGCGAACTCGCGCTCGACACGGAAGCGTCCGCCCGGCGCATCGCCGAGATCCGTCGGGACCGGACGTGA
- a CDS encoding helix-turn-helix domain-containing protein, with protein MTIQPTSLCSSETYCRALGDELRRLRRRREWTRKDLQKRLRSNISLQTLATYELGTRHCSVVRLIELCLALDEQPETLIAKVHRRVFPDNPGCIRVSLTHVVADSQPELLPLRRWAENQLRQHKPSGSDEVLLSLAAIECMAELCAIPAADLTAHLLTLRCPNDR; from the coding sequence ATGACCATTCAGCCCACCAGCCTATGCTCCAGCGAAACTTACTGCCGAGCGCTCGGAGACGAACTCCGCCGACTGCGAAGACGCCGCGAATGGACTCGAAAGGATCTGCAAAAGCGACTCCGAAGCAATATTTCCTTGCAGACGCTGGCAACCTACGAGCTGGGAACTCGGCACTGCTCGGTGGTCCGGCTTATCGAGCTGTGTCTCGCCTTGGATGAACAGCCGGAAACGCTGATCGCGAAGGTACATCGGCGCGTATTCCCGGACAACCCGGGCTGCATTCGGGTGAGCCTGACACACGTTGTTGCCGACAGTCAGCCAGAGCTGCTACCCCTGCGCCGGTGGGCGGAAAACCAGCTGCGACAGCACAAACCATCTGGATCGGACGAGGTACTACTCAGCCTTGCCGCGATCGAGTGCATGGCCGAGCTCTGCGCCATTCCAGCCGCCGACCTGACCGCACACCTCCTCACCCTGCGTTGCCCGAACGACCGATAA
- a CDS encoding caspase, EACC1-associated type, translating into MRKRALLIANQVYDDPRWTELPGAAGDAQQLAEVLGSRAIGEFDVTVVPDKDARTVRRDIEEFFATAEQDDLLLLHMSCHGQVSATRELHFVARDTESAYLAATGISAQFVNDCIDESRARRTVLLLDCCFSGGYTRGLRQRGAQDEPVVGKRFQGHGKAVITACSALQYAYESTVLSKPAGEPSVFTSAVIEGMSTGLADQDSDGQVSVEDLYRFVSMRVAQQVANQKPELSMDRLSGTIYLARNIRALYQGHEAEPPIPAAIHRAVVNGEPWERFGATLGLERLLDDVQTGNAAREALVPLTRDADEAVAERALAVWREKVGSAVPIAVGLAAERTVEPTSHSVGIDFGTTNSVVAVLVDGRPVVVSNHLGVQLTPSVVTIQGSVVDVGAVAKDQAHLRPSTTIAEVKRALGTGRSFVVADAEYSAENVAAFILDQLRRDAERYLGEPVGDAVITIPAHYGVAERDALSRAARLAGLNAVRMINEPAAAALAAGSALGDKEQTILVFDLGGGTLDVSVVELGEGVVEIRATSGDERLGGSDWDQRLLDWLVELAIEASGVDPRSDSTAAWRLRKEAEKAKIELSHATTARVHLPYLAQADGLPVHLDVTLDRIAFERRTTDLVERCRRKVMDVLRDVGISADEVDLVAAVGGSAALPAISRMLTSLGDSPIPLAEVDPYTAVAVGAALQGGVLKGEVKDVLPLDVTPLSLGIATKGGVFTRLIERNTTLPTKRSEIFTTADDNQTTVAVQVFQGDHDLAEDNKKVGVIELTDLPPVPQGVPQIEVLVDIDANGAVHVTVTDLGSGTRANKRLSEATVMAGSEAAGAHAGLDEVMPTQLDEKDRPAPAEEWSAVVGNDLD; encoded by the coding sequence TTGCGCAAGCGGGCGCTGCTCATAGCGAACCAGGTGTACGACGACCCGCGCTGGACCGAGCTGCCGGGCGCGGCAGGTGATGCCCAGCAGCTCGCCGAGGTGCTCGGGTCCCGGGCGATCGGCGAGTTCGATGTCACCGTCGTGCCCGACAAGGACGCCAGGACCGTGCGCAGGGACATCGAGGAGTTCTTTGCCACCGCGGAGCAGGACGACCTGCTTCTGCTGCACATGTCCTGCCATGGGCAGGTCTCCGCTACTCGTGAGCTGCACTTCGTCGCGCGGGACACCGAGTCCGCCTACCTCGCGGCCACTGGTATCTCCGCCCAGTTCGTCAACGACTGTATCGATGAGTCCCGCGCCCGCAGGACAGTACTGCTGCTGGACTGCTGCTTCAGTGGCGGCTACACGCGTGGCCTCCGACAACGGGGCGCGCAGGACGAGCCTGTGGTCGGCAAGCGTTTCCAGGGCCACGGTAAAGCGGTCATCACAGCATGCTCGGCCCTGCAGTACGCCTACGAGTCCACGGTGCTGAGCAAGCCGGCAGGAGAGCCCTCGGTCTTCACCTCCGCGGTGATCGAAGGGATGAGCACCGGCCTGGCGGATCAGGACTCCGACGGTCAGGTCAGCGTGGAGGACCTCTACCGCTTCGTCAGCATGCGCGTGGCGCAACAGGTCGCGAATCAGAAGCCCGAGCTGTCCATGGACCGCCTCAGCGGGACCATCTACCTCGCGCGCAACATCCGCGCTCTGTATCAGGGCCACGAGGCTGAGCCACCGATACCCGCCGCGATCCATCGCGCGGTGGTGAACGGAGAGCCCTGGGAGCGCTTCGGGGCCACACTCGGGCTCGAGCGGCTCCTCGACGACGTCCAGACCGGCAACGCTGCGCGAGAGGCGCTGGTGCCGCTGACACGGGACGCGGACGAGGCTGTGGCGGAGCGGGCCCTGGCCGTGTGGCGGGAGAAGGTGGGCAGCGCCGTCCCGATCGCGGTCGGACTGGCGGCCGAGCGGACGGTCGAGCCCACGTCGCACAGCGTCGGGATCGACTTTGGCACGACGAACTCGGTGGTTGCCGTCCTGGTCGACGGCCGCCCCGTGGTCGTGTCGAACCACCTGGGCGTGCAGCTCACGCCCAGCGTCGTCACCATCCAGGGATCGGTGGTGGATGTCGGAGCCGTCGCGAAGGACCAGGCGCACCTGCGCCCGAGTACCACGATCGCCGAGGTCAAGCGGGCGTTGGGGACTGGCCGGTCCTTTGTCGTCGCCGACGCGGAGTACAGTGCCGAGAACGTGGCGGCATTCATCCTCGACCAGCTCAGGCGGGATGCGGAAAGGTACCTCGGAGAGCCGGTGGGCGATGCGGTCATCACTATCCCCGCGCACTACGGCGTCGCTGAGCGGGACGCCTTGAGCCGCGCCGCGCGCCTCGCCGGTCTCAACGCCGTGCGGATGATCAACGAGCCTGCGGCGGCTGCGTTGGCGGCGGGTTCCGCACTTGGCGACAAGGAGCAGACCATCCTTGTGTTCGACCTCGGTGGCGGAACACTGGACGTCTCAGTCGTGGAGCTCGGCGAGGGGGTCGTTGAGATCCGCGCGACCAGCGGCGACGAGCGCCTCGGCGGGTCGGACTGGGACCAGAGGCTGCTCGACTGGCTGGTCGAACTCGCGATCGAGGCGAGCGGTGTCGACCCGCGGTCGGACTCCACTGCGGCGTGGCGACTGCGCAAGGAGGCAGAGAAGGCCAAGATCGAGCTCTCGCACGCCACCACCGCTCGCGTGCACCTGCCCTACCTGGCCCAGGCTGACGGGCTACCCGTGCACTTAGACGTCACCTTGGACCGCATCGCGTTCGAGCGCCGGACCACGGATCTCGTCGAACGGTGCAGGCGGAAGGTCATGGACGTCCTCCGGGACGTCGGCATCTCGGCTGACGAGGTGGACCTCGTCGCCGCCGTGGGCGGCTCCGCGGCACTCCCGGCCATCTCGCGGATGCTCACGTCCCTCGGCGACAGCCCGATCCCACTGGCCGAGGTTGACCCGTACACGGCGGTCGCGGTCGGCGCCGCGCTGCAAGGCGGTGTGCTCAAAGGCGAGGTCAAGGACGTTTTGCCGCTCGACGTGACCCCGCTGTCGCTGGGCATCGCGACCAAGGGCGGGGTGTTCACCAGGCTCATCGAGCGCAACACCACCCTCCCGACCAAGCGCTCGGAGATCTTCACCACCGCCGACGACAACCAGACCACCGTGGCCGTCCAGGTCTTCCAGGGCGACCACGACCTGGCCGAAGACAACAAGAAGGTCGGCGTCATCGAACTCACCGACCTGCCTCCGGTGCCCCAGGGCGTACCGCAGATCGAGGTCCTCGTCGACATCGACGCGAATGGGGCCGTGCACGTCACGGTGACCGACCTCGGCAGCGGAACCCGGGCCAACAAGCGACTGTCGGAGGCGACCGTGATGGCTGGTTCCGAAGCCGCAGGAGCACACGCGGGTCTCGACGAGGTCATGCCTACCCAGCTTGACGAAAAGGATCGACCCGCACCGGCGGAGGAGTGGTCCGCGGTGGTCGGCAACGACCTCGACTGA
- a CDS encoding CPCC family cysteine-rich protein: MEAEYPCPCCGHLMFTEPPGSHEICEVCFWEDDAVQLRWPDWSGGANTPALIDAQRAYAELGAMEFRFTGLVRTATPSEPVDDGWRPIDLAVDNVELQGVNSAPWPTDHTSLYWWRPNYWRRS; the protein is encoded by the coding sequence GTGGAGGCGGAGTACCCGTGCCCGTGCTGTGGGCATCTGATGTTCACTGAGCCGCCAGGCTCCCACGAGATCTGCGAAGTGTGTTTCTGGGAGGACGATGCGGTCCAGTTGCGGTGGCCTGACTGGAGCGGCGGTGCGAATACTCCTGCACTGATTGATGCGCAGCGTGCCTACGCCGAACTCGGTGCGATGGAGTTTCGTTTCACCGGTCTCGTGCGTACAGCCACCCCATCCGAGCCGGTCGACGACGGCTGGCGCCCCATCGATCTCGCCGTCGACAACGTCGAGCTCCAGGGTGTCAACAGCGCACCTTGGCCGACCGATCACACGTCGCTCTACTGGTGGCGACCAAACTACTGGCGTCGAAGCTGA